A window from Dermacentor albipictus isolate Rhodes 1998 colony chromosome 10, USDA_Dalb.pri_finalv2, whole genome shotgun sequence encodes these proteins:
- the LOC139050432 gene encoding uncharacterized protein has product MAARIVRTGVCSCVRLQATLASSVHSRCLATSPALLVRGTKLSVEREDRQDEQCADDDFYGISSDRGVVTVDNPLGDRHERLRRFAHLTRSRNAKVSDENVLVASYGTIRYDSDNRARYHGQFEDDTLLDDFVLGVYERNADGELKGSRAAPVKGPNESELQKQQEGRVSPKNAARKKKSVDSADTAIPVASERPDFNLANTTAKSSQGAARPAHLRSSPVGDRRVAEKSISKSEGVVSRRESLETLGEARSTEQNNNMQDSDRLESVVGRLSPAEDTAEQRPRSTKHFSEWGDEGLSNRGISSPATSSSESFVTSVRTGEGLKNSVSETRARKARSKDRHESDGTRKAEDAYRNAAFELRQEPLTITKKSSDASQDSKKTRIEKAKQAKAGDEKTDSSNIAGEGNPTAFEYLRKPQQFSLKLDSKGFLILKSEVRPDLTTMLRSEVVDLLRQRVLYDGNDILILDKPYGMVCHGSAKGVPDAHVLVRLLPDLASALYPKEDVKLYTVHRLDRDVTGTIVLAKTQKMADVLQTLFEEHNIIKTYQAITFGVPDNDQATIDMPLAEGSVGSAKRMVICPKLEPEFQRLVPKFSKTYEAVTHYRVLSSHGRAAYLELKPVTGVKHQIRVHLGFGLRCPILGDHKYSHLRHLGPQKLSGDMLTRLNVRQTKARHIPMHLHSCSVLIPEILDGRNLFVAAKLPYHFVQNLKRLNLHRHQ; this is encoded by the coding sequence ATGGCTGCGCGCATCGTGCGCACGGGTGTCTGTAGCTGTGTTCGCCTTCAAGCGACTCTCGCAAGCTCGGTGCATTCCCGATGTCTCGCGACGTCGCCAGCCCTCTTGGTTCGAGGAACGAAGCTAAGCGTGGAGCGAGAGGACCGCCAGGACGAACAGTGCGCGGACGACGACTTCTACGGCATCTCGAGCGACCGCGGCGTCGTCACGGTCGACAACCCGCTCGGCGACCGGCACGAAAGACTCCGCCGCTTCGCGCACCTGACTCGCAGTCGAAATGCGAAAGTCTCGGACGAAAACGTTTTAGTGGCCAGTTATGGCACGATTCGCTACGACAGTGACAATAGAGCGCGGTACCACGGTCAGTTCGAGGACGACACTCTGTTGGACGACTTCGTCTTGGGTGTGTACGAGAGGAACGCCGACGGCGAACTGAAAGGCAGTCGGGCGGCTCCTGTTAAGGGTCCGAATGAATCGGAGCTACAGAAGCAGCAAGAAGGACGCGTTTCACCTAAGAATGCAGCGAGAAAGAAAAAATCTGTTGACAGCGCCGACACCGCGATACCGGTTGCCTCTGAGCGGCCAGACTTCAATTTGGCGAACACAACGGCGAAGTCGTCGCAAGGAGCTGCACGTCCGGCTCATCTGCGATCTTCACCCGTTGGCGATCGACGTGTCGCCGAGAAGTCCATTTCCAAGTCGGAAGGAGTAGTGTCCAGGAGAGAATCGCTCGAAACATTAGGCGAAGCACGCAGCACTGAACAGAATAATAATATGCAGGATAGTGACCGCCTGGAAAGCGTTGTAGGAAGGCTCTCGCCTGCCGAAGatactgcagagcaaaggcctagAAGCACAAAACACTTTTCAGAGTGGGGCGACGAAGGGTTGAGCAACAGGGGCATCTCGTCGCCTGCTACAAGCTCTTCCGAGAGCTTTGTAACGTCTGTAAGGACAGGCGAGGGCTTAAAGAATTCAGTTTCTGAAACTAGAGCGAGAAAAGCGAGGTCAAAGGACAGGCACGAAAGTGATGGCACAAGAAAGGCAGAAGATGCCTACCGAAACGCTGCTTTTGAACTCCGTCAGGAACCGTTGACTATCACCAAGAAAAGTTCTGATGCCTCCCAGGACAGCAAAAAGACCAGGATTGAGAAAGCAAAGCAGGCAAAAGCGGGTGACGAAAAAACAGACTCCTCAAACATCGCTGGCGAAGGCAATCCAACAGCATTCGAGTACCTCCGCAAGCCACAGCAATTCAGCCTCAAGCTTGACAGCAAGGGCTTCCTCATCCTCAAGTCGGAGGTCAGGCCTGACTTGACCACCATGCTCCGTTCTGAAGTGGTAGATCTGTTGAGGCAGCGTGTTCTCTATGACGGTAATGACATACTCATCCTGGACAAGCCATATGGCATGGTCTGCCATGGATCTGCAAAAGGTGTCCCCGATGCTCATGTGCTGGTTCGCCTGCTACCAGACCTGGCGTCTGCTCTCTATCCTAAGGAGGATGTCAAGCTGTACACTGTGCATCGTCTCGACCGTGATGTCACGGGCACCATCGTGCTGGCCAAGACGCAGAAAATGGCAGATGTGTTGCAGACATTGTTTGAGGAGCACAACATCATTAAGACCTACCAGGCCATCACATTCGGGGTACCCGACAATGATCAAGCGACAATTGACATGCCTTTGGCTGAAGGATCTGTTGGTTCTGCTAAACGAATGGTAATCTGCCCGAAACTGGAGCCAGAGTTTCAGCGACTGGTGCCTAAGTTCTCGAAGACTTATGAGGCCGTCACACACTATCGCGTGTTGAGCTCCCATGGCAGAGCTGCCTACCTTGAACTGAAGCCTGTGACCGGTGTCAAACACCAGATCCGGGTGCACCTGGGGTTTGGTCTCCGCTGTCCAATCCTGGGGGACCACAAGTACTCACACCTGAGGCACCTAGGTCCACAGAAACTTTCCGGAGACATGTTGACCAGGCTGAATGTGCGACAGACCAAAGCGAGGCACATCCCTATGCACCTTCACTCCTGTTCGGTCCTGATTCCCGAGATCTTGGATGGCAGGAATTTATTTGTCGCAGCAAAACTTCCATACCATTTTGTGCAGAACTTGAAGCGTCTTAACCTCCACAGACATCAATAA